One part of the Glycine soja cultivar W05 chromosome 11, ASM419377v2, whole genome shotgun sequence genome encodes these proteins:
- the LOC114374496 gene encoding endonuclease III homolog 1, chloroplastic, translating to MNMMSETTRSFCKATSPSNTTSIIEATHSQVRVFMRRNKRPRNMALKLEQSDHQDLKVPVTHKFGLPEIEEFAYCGAKELTQCGKSEMGSDAIPVASEVASTRSSGESPAQWEKVLEGIRKMRCSADAPVDTMGCEKAGETLPPKERRFAVLVSSLLSSQTKDPVTHGAIQRLLQNDLLTADAINDADEETIKKLIYPVGFYTRKASNLKKIANICLMKYDGDIPSSIEQLLLLPGIGPKMAHLVMNVGWNNVQGICVDTHVHRICNRLGWVSRLGTKQKTSTPEETREELQRWLPKEEWVPINPLLVGFGQTICTPLRPRCGECSISELCPSAFKETSNSSPSSSKSKKSGLNKRV from the exons ATGAATATGATGTCTGAGACAACTCGAAGCTTTTGCAAAGCCACCAGTCCCTCCAATACCACTTCCATTATTGAAGCTACCCATTCCCAAGTTCGTGTCTTTATGAGGAGAAATAAGAGACCCAGAAATATGGCCCTCAAACTTGAACAAAGCGATCATCAGGATCTCAAG GTTCCGGTTACACACAAGTTTGGCCTACCAGAGATTGAAGAATTTGCGTATTGTGGAGCAAAGGAATTGACTCAGTGTG GGAAGTCTGAAATGGGATCAGATGCGATTCCAGTGGCAAGTGAAGTTGCTTCAACAAGATCTAGTG GTGAGTCACCTGCCCAATGGGAAAAGGTGCTTGAGGGGATTCGCAAAATGAGGTGTTCTGCAGATGCACCAGTAGATACTATGGGATGCGAGAAAGCTGGGGAAACACTACCTCCTAAG GAACGAAGATTTGCTGTCCTGGTATCTTCTCTTTTATCAAGCCAAACAAAGGATCCTGTTACTCATG GAGCAATCCAACGTCTTCTTCAAAATGATCTGCTTACTGCTGATGCAATCAATGATGCTGATGAAGAAACCATCAAAAAGCTGATTTATCCT GTTGGGTTTTATACTAGAAAAGCCTCTAACTtgaaaaaaattgcaaatatcTGTCTCATGAAGTATGATGGAGACATACCTAGCTCAATTGAGCAACTACTGTTACTTCCTGGCATCGGTCCTAAGATGGCTCATTTG GTTATGAATGTTGGATGGAACAATGTTCAAGGAATATGTGTAGATACTCATGTCCACCGCATTTGCAACCGCCTTGGGTGGGTCTCAAGACTGGGCACAAAACAG AAAACTTCGACACCCGAAGAGACGAGGGAGGAATTGCAACGGTGGCTTCCAAAGGAAGAATGGGTTCCAATAAATCCTCTATTG GTAGGATTTGGACAAACAATTTGTACACCTCTAAGACCTCGTTGTGGAGAATGCAGCATAAGTGAGTTATGCCCCTCAGCCTTCAAGGAGACCTCAAACTCAAGCCCATCTTCTTCCAAGTCCAAAAAGTCTGGACTAAACAAGAGGGTTTGA
- the LOC114374095 gene encoding uncharacterized protein LOC114374095, with translation MAPSDVCPTEDAVQAFIEHLVDPLLPTKATVQGNPTPSQQKLVAKQVRSAVLLYNYYHRKQHPELAYLPFNEFCKLAVVLRPPLLAYMQFMQNLKEEELTDVEKQLSFTEKMIMEACDVCKCLDASKDVPNIEGWPITKVSILLIDSKKENCFLLFSSITSGVWSVIEKVLDTSSQSSLVEKSLNTSKQSSLVEKVLNTPSQSSEVTSGPIQYKKRRAIKKASKKELTVDEDVFLQVGYSAIKDATGINNTDIMLLESGTVYSESKEKAASRFYIMQCYRTTNEEVIQLPVQDLIKSLQGPLVSKSSRSWITTPVIDYFHVLPYSEIISKWISREAFSISLQDSRVTEKNVKVDTPEATDFYVNKDTFTSLGSKPNSDNIDSQKQKENNGSCTPALSYYINEPMEMDVNENSIFKSQNKEKCQDIIASTVQVGVDQENNNPYLKYNSNGSASAVKALKVDSTRMLIAEGGVNNLASLHKNYAHRPNTSSEKGKLVSFTPTANHSNSDLEKLQILSDSKKILSQTALAALIRKRNELALQQRKIEDEIAVCDKKIQRMLTDGEDDFKLKIESIVEGCNDTWVRNQERMREQQSLPLKRKKLSEAVFLTQSPCQELDNTCHENNWVLPTYHLSHADGGFKANVTVKGVDFQCSFEGNVGSNPSEARESAAALMLTNLKEKIVQ, from the exons ATGGCTCCATCAGATGTTTGTCCAACCGAGGATGCAGTTCAGGCATTCATAGAGCACTTGGTTGACCCGTTGCTGCCAACAAAAGCAACTGTCCAGGGTAATCCGACACCATCTCAACAGAAGTTAGTTGCAAAACAG GTGCGTTCAGCTGTCTTACTGTACAACTACTACCATAGGAAACAGCATCCTGAGCTAGCATATCTGCCATTTAATGAATTTTGCAAGTTGGCTGTGGTTTTGAGGCCACCTTTATTAGCATATATGCAATTCATGCAAAATTTAAAGGAAGAAGAGCTTACCGATGTAGAGAAACAGCTATCATTCACAGAAAAAATGATAATGGAAGCATGTGATGTATGTAAATGTTTGGATGCATCAAAGGATGTTCCTAATATAGAGGGATGGCCCATTACAAAAGTTTCTATCCTTTTAATTGACAGTAAGAAGGAGAACTGCTTTTTGCTGTTTAGTTCCATTACCAGTGGGGTATGGTCTGTGATTGAAAAAGTTCTGGACACCTCCAGTCAAAGTTCTCTGGTTGAAAAAAGTCTGAATACCTCCAAGCAAAGTTCTCTGGTTGAAAAAGTTCTGAACACCCCCAGTCAAAGTTCTGAAGTTACATCAGGACCAATACAGTACAAAAAGAGGAGAGCCATTAAAAAGGCTTCCAAAAAGGAACTAACAGTTGATGAAGATGTATTTCTGCAAGTTGGGTATTCTGCTATAAAGGATGCAACTG GTATCAATAACACTGATATTATGCTTTTGGAAAGTGGTACTGTCTATTCAGAGAGCAAAGAGAAGGCAGCTTCTCGCTTTTATATAATGCAGTGCTACCGGACGACCAATGAAGAAGTTATTCAACTTCCTGTCCAAGATCTAATTAAAAG CTTGCAGGGTCCTTTGGTCAGTAAGAGCTCTAGAAGTTGGATTACCACTCCAGTAATTGATTACTTCCATGTGCTTCCATACTCTGAAATAATCTCAAAGTGGATTTCTAG AGAAGCATTCTCAATTAGTTTGCAAGATTCAAGGGTAACAGAGAAAAACGTGAAGGTGGACACCCCTGAAGCAACAGACTTCTATGTAAATAAGGACACATTTACTTCTCTTGGTAGTAAGCCAAACAGTGATAATATTGATTCCCAGAAGCAGAAAGAGAACAATGGAAGTTGTACACCTGCATTATCTTATTATATCAATGAGCCCATGGAAATGGATGTGAAtgaaaattcaattttcaaatctcaaaataaagaaaaatgccAGGATATTATTGCCAGTACTGTACAAGTTGGTGTAGATCAAGAAAATAACAATCCATATCTGAAGTATAATTCTAATGGCTCTGCAAGTGCTGTTAAG GCTTTAAAGGTTGATTCGACAAGGATGCTCATTGCTGAAGGTGGAGTCAACAATCTTGCTTCTTTGCACAAGAATTATGCCCATAGGCCCAATACCTCATCTGAAAAAGGCAAACTTGTTAGCTTTACTCCGACTGCAAATCATTCTAACTCAGATCTAGAGAAGCTCCAAATTCTTTCAGATTCGAAAAAGATATTATCTCAAACTGCCCTAGCTGCTTTGATACGAAAGAGGAATGAATTG GCCCTTCAGCAGCGCAAAATAGAGGATGAGATTGCTGTTTGTGATAAGAAAATTCAGAGAATGCTAACTG ATGGGGAAGACGACTTCAAATTGAAGATTGAATCAATTGTGGAAGGCTGTAATGATACATGGGTAAGAAATCAAGAAAGGATGCGTGAACAACAGAGCTTACCTCTTAAGAGGAAAAAATTGTCAGAGGCTGTCTTTTTAACACAAAGTCCATGCCAG GAACTAGACAATACATGTCACGAAAACAATTGGGTCCTACCAACTTATCATTTATCCCATGCAGATG GTGGATTCAAAGCCAATGTAACTGTTAAAGGAGTGGACTTTCAGTGTTCATTTGAGGGTAACGTGGGTTCCAATCCTTCTGAAGCAAGAGAATCAGCTGCAGCTTTGATGTTGActaatttaaaggaaaaaatagtcCAGTGA
- the LOC114373496 gene encoding gamma-secretase subunit APH1-like isoform X2 yields MTVAAGIGYALVALGPSLSLFVSVISKKPFLILTVLSSTLLWLISLIVLSGIWRGVLPLSTTASWPFGILIFSSVAFQEALRLFFWKIYKRLEDMLDAFADRVSKPHLHLTDKMLIALAGGLGHGVAHAVFFCISLLTPAFGPATYFVDRCSRVPFFLLSAIIALAFVIIHTFSMVIAFNGYTEGNKVDQYFVPIVHVVAGMVLLSS; encoded by the exons atGACGGTAGCAGCAGGAATCGGTTACGCTCTGGTAGCACTAGGaccctctctctccctcttcgTTTCCGTCATTTCCAAAAAACCCTTCCTCATTCTCACAGTTCTCTCCAG TACGTTGTTGTGGCTTATTAGTTTGATTGTGCTGTCTGGAATATGGAGGGGGGTTTTGCCTCTCAGCACAACAGCTTCGTGGCCTTTTGGAATACTCATTTTCTCATCTGTTGCTTTTCAAGAAGCCCTCAGACTTTTCTTCTGGAAAATATATAA GAGGTTAGAAGACATGTTAGATGCCTTTGCTGACAGAGTATCAAAACCACATCTTCACCTGACAGATAAGATGCTGATTGCTCTGG CTGGTGGGTTGGGTCATGGTGTTGCCCATGCTGTGTTCTTCTGCATCAGCCTATTAACTCCTGCATTTGGTCCAGCAACGTATTTCGTTGACCGCTGTTCAAGAGTtccatttttccttctttctg CAATTATTGCTCTTGCATTTGTCATAATCCACACTTTCTCAATGGTCATCGCATTTAACGGGTATACAGAGGGGAACAAAGTGGATCAATATTTTGTTCCCATCGTTCACGTTGTTGCTGGAATGGTG CTGTTGTCCAGCTAA
- the LOC114375047 gene encoding uncharacterized protein LOC114375047: protein MSLTGTVNDDATATNSPCCSEVSGSVSYCGCSSNNSSTHLCIKCDFNCDSLLTLENEDSKWMISDSKPYYGCCSSEKPSSPLSTNGIIHFDRSEDNNISVEHLLEIEGMQEFNADEPLFWPFEGKFNWNYSEESRSPFCISPRKKVVFGSRSMTSRIEESKRKDDGSECSVTSEPSRIVMPSKGSALVVNSELNDEKVVLKSRDGNKLIFVDNLNEDHGPNYELLPLARGDFSLDQEPEIPIEALVGLKEFDGHEGLDSEFNGDDVFMLEESLLITHASECVVSKKDEY, encoded by the coding sequence ATGAGTTTGACTGGAACTGTGAATGATGATGCAACTGCTACAAATTCTCCGTGTTGTTCTGAAGTTTCAGGGTCTGTGTCTTATTGTGGATGTTCATCTAACAACAGTTCCACTCATCTTTGCATCAAGTGTGACTTCAATTGTGATTCTTTACTCACTCTTGAAAATGAAGACTCCAAGTGGATGATCTCAGATTCAAAGCCTTATTATGGATGTTGTTCATCTGAGAAACCTTCATCTCCTCTTAGCACCAATGGAATAATACATTTTGACAGATCAgaagataataatatttcagTGGAGCATCTACTAGAAATTGAAGGCATGCAAGAGTTCAATGCTGATGAACCACTTTTTTGGCCATTTGAAGGGAAATTCAACTGGAATTATTCTGAGGAATCAAGGAGTCCATTTTGTATCTCACCAAGGAAAAAGGTTGTGTTTGGTTCTAGATCAATGACATCAAGGATAGAGGAAAGTAAACGTAAAGACGATGGAAGCGAATGCAGTGTAACATCTGAACCATCAAGGATAGTCATGccatctaaaggttcagcattGGTAGTAAATTCAGAGTTGAATGATGAGAAAGTTGTATTGAAAAGCAGAGATGGCAACAAACTAATATTTGTTGACAACCTTAATGAGGATCATGGGCCAAACTATGAGCTTCTTCCATTGGCTAGAGGAGATTTTTCTTTGGATCAAGAGCCTGAGATTCCAATTGAGGCATTGGTAGGACTCAAGGAATTTGATGGACATGAAGGGCTTGATTCAGAATTTAATGGTGATGATGTTTTCATGCTGGAGGAATCTCTCTTAATAACTCATGCAAGTGAATGTGTAGTTTCCAAAAAGGATGAATATTGA
- the LOC114373496 gene encoding gamma-secretase subunit APH1-like isoform X1 translates to MTVAAGIGYALVALGPSLSLFVSVISKKPFLILTVLSSTLLWLISLIVLSGIWRGVLPLSTTASWPFGILIFSSVAFQEALRLFFWKIYKRLEDMLDAFADRVSKPHLHLTDKMLIALAGGLGHGVAHAVFFCISLLTPAFGPATYFVDRCSRVPFFLLSAIIALAFVIIHTFSMVIAFNGYTEGNKVDQYFVPIVHVVAGMVTLVNLAPGGCAVGIPLLYLVAILTLIHCGRMVWRKLTENPIRPVHS, encoded by the exons atGACGGTAGCAGCAGGAATCGGTTACGCTCTGGTAGCACTAGGaccctctctctccctcttcgTTTCCGTCATTTCCAAAAAACCCTTCCTCATTCTCACAGTTCTCTCCAG TACGTTGTTGTGGCTTATTAGTTTGATTGTGCTGTCTGGAATATGGAGGGGGGTTTTGCCTCTCAGCACAACAGCTTCGTGGCCTTTTGGAATACTCATTTTCTCATCTGTTGCTTTTCAAGAAGCCCTCAGACTTTTCTTCTGGAAAATATATAA GAGGTTAGAAGACATGTTAGATGCCTTTGCTGACAGAGTATCAAAACCACATCTTCACCTGACAGATAAGATGCTGATTGCTCTGG CTGGTGGGTTGGGTCATGGTGTTGCCCATGCTGTGTTCTTCTGCATCAGCCTATTAACTCCTGCATTTGGTCCAGCAACGTATTTCGTTGACCGCTGTTCAAGAGTtccatttttccttctttctg CAATTATTGCTCTTGCATTTGTCATAATCCACACTTTCTCAATGGTCATCGCATTTAACGGGTATACAGAGGGGAACAAAGTGGATCAATATTTTGTTCCCATCGTTCACGTTGTTGCTGGAATGGTG ACTCTGGTGAATTTGGCGCCTGGCGGTTGTGCTGTTGGCATTCCTCTTCTTTATTTGGTTGCAATCTTGACCTTGATTCATTGTGGGAGGATGGTTTGGAGAAAATTGACAGAAAACCCAATCAGGCCAGTTCACTCATAG